Below is a window of Chryseobacterium arthrosphaerae DNA.
AGGTGCCTTTATATCCGGCTCTTAGGGTCTGTATATCAAAAGTGAGCTCGTTATTGTCGAATTTGATGTTGTCTGCAGGAAATTCCCTGGAGCTTTGACTGGGGCTTACTAAGGCTGCAGTATAGCCTTTTGTTTTTTTGGATATTGTAACGATAACAGGTAGTTTCATGGCCTGAGTGTCCAGTTCGCCGTTCCAGGTTCCTTCAATTTGGGCGTGACAAAGATGTGCCAGGAAAACCAGCACTAAAAATAATTTATTTTTCATGGTATTTAAATGAATTTAGACATAATGATCTGGCAGATGAGGGTGGAAACTATTGAGACCACTGCAAAGAGTACAATATGCTGCCATTTTTTAAGGTTGGTTGCTGTTTTAAAACCGTTGTAAAAGATAACGATGCTGTATGTCAGCAGAACGATACTGAATAAAGCCATTCCCATCATAATAGCAGTGTCCGGCAGCGGAACAGAATCGGTGGGATGGGCAGCATAACTGATCATCCTTTGTCTGGCTTCCTGTATAAAGGAGATTTTTTCCGTACACTGCAGAACAACCAATACCAGCTGTGAA
It encodes the following:
- a CDS encoding YIP1 family protein yields the protein MNWKTIFNPFERFDEKLLLLAGILTVIIAIAAGYWTGTTFSSIYKVNKVDQVSLQAVALSTLASFTLAIIILYILGKIINNKTRMIDIINTVLISQLVLVVLQCTEKISFIQEARQRMISYAAHPTDSVPLPDTAIMMGMALFSIVLLTYSIVIFYNGFKTATNLKKWQHIVLFAVVSIVSTLICQIIMSKFI